One Pagrus major chromosome 15, Pma_NU_1.0 DNA window includes the following coding sequences:
- the cdc42ep3 gene encoding cdc42 effector protein 3, with translation MPAKAPIYLKPNNSKKGKKCRLRDILSPDMISPPLGDFRHTIHIGKGGERDAFGDMSFLQGKYELLPGKGEVHPQYGAQSEFLRANSTGDASFAETPSPVLKNAISLPTIGGCQALTLPMISSTVFSMPPEPLEDIIGPTAIMKPDSTEEVEILQMDALLRSMDVFGSEPSSPSADIQLKPDVLLDLLENTDKSTSKAVAKANKLNKSDTRFDKPSSYYINGHSNSTFKANGSLNSNTSTDSFESFSGKGDYQNKIYNGSRSLNRSGNCNGYGHFNNDITMGFKQELSKCNGEWVDRDSGVEEGRICDFEFEFSKEKSTSQDSLAQITGSFLSLELDLGPSILDDVLNIMDKPAAKSRP, from the coding sequence ATGCCAGCGAAAGCACCAATATACCTgaaaccaaacaacagtaagaaGGGAAAGAAATGTCGCCTCAGAGATATTTTGTCCCCAGACATGATCAGTCCACCGCTTGGGGACTTCCGCCACACCATCCACATTGGCAAGGGCGGAGAGAGAGATGCCTTCGGTGACATGTCATTCCTCCAGGGGAAGTATGAACTTCTACCTGGGAAGGGAGAGGTCCACCCTCAGTATGGTGCCCAAAGTGAGTTTCTCAGAGCTAACAGCACTGGTGATGCTTCCTTTGCCGAAACACCCTCTCCGGTGCTAAAGAACGCCATCTCTCTCCCAACTATTGGCGGCTGCCAGGCACTTACCCTTCCTATGATCTCCTCCACTGTGTTCTCCATGCCCCCAGAGCCATTGGAGGACATCATTGGACCTACAGCTATCATGAAACCTGACAGCACAGAGGAGGTAGAGATCCTGCAGATGGATGCTCTGCTGCGCTCCATGGACGTCTTCGGCAGCGAGCCTTCATCTCCCTCGGCAGATATCCAGTTGAAGCCTGACGTCCTCTTGGATCTGCTggaaaacacagacaagtcCACCTCTAAGGCAGTTGCCAAAGCCAACAAATTAAACAAGAGTGACACCAGATTTGACAAGCCATCGTCCTATTACATCAACGGTCACAGCAACAGCACCTTCAAAGCTAACGGAAGCCTGAACAGCAACACAAGCACCGACAGCTTTGAAAGCTTCAGTGGTAAAGGGGACTACCAAAACAAGATCTACAACGGCAGCAGGAGTCTCAACAGGAGCGGCAACTGCAATGGTTACGGACACTTTAACAATGACATTACCATGGGCTTCAAGCAGGAGCTCTCAAAGTGCAATGGAGAGTGGGTGGACAGAGACAGTGGGGTGGAGGAGGGCCGCATCTGTgattttgagtttgagttttccAAGGAGAAGAGCACGTCGCAGGATTCCCTCGCCCAGATCACGGGGTCATTCCTCTCCCTCGAACTTGATCTGGGCCCATCCATCCTGGACGATGTGCTCAACATAATGGATAAACCCGCAGCGAAGAGCAGGCCTTGA